The window GCGCCCGCGAGGCTCCCGAACAGCAGCAACAGCACCGCCAGCGCGGCGAGCCCGGCGGACTCGATCAACACGAAGTGGGCCCCGCCGACGGCGAAGCCCCACAGCGCGCCGGCGCCGGCCACGAGCGCCAGGAAGCCGGCGCGGTCCGAGCGGTCGCCGCACAGCCCCCGCGACCGATCTGCGACGGCGGCACCGACGCCGGCCAGGACCGGCCCGACGGCCGCCAGGGGGAGGAGGCCGTCCACGGTCGCGTCGCTGCCCACCAGCGTCGCGACCGGAGCGACGGCGAGGGCACCCAGAGCCAGCGCCAGCCGGGATCGGTCGGAGCGCACGGTCGGCGGCACGGACGAATCCGACAAAGAGGCTCTGGTTCGATCGATTCTCGATACGGTCGCTCGCCGGCCGCGGCGGTGACGTGGGAGGGTTCCGCCACCGGACTGAAGCCGATGCACTCCATTCGATATAGCCGCATACGATTTATCCCGGGTGTTCCCAGGGCGACCCTCCCCCTGACGACCGCGTCTCAGTCGCTCTCGACGACGATTTCGACGTCGCCCGAGGACGTCGAAACGTCGACGGTCCGGGAGCCGTCGCCGACGGTGGTCTCCAGCGTCGATCCGTCGGTCGAGACGTCGAGCCCCGTCGTTTCGATGTCGCCGCTGGTGACGTCGGCGGAGACGGTCGCGCCGGGTTCGGCCGGAAGCCGGATGGACACGTCCCCGCTGGAGGCGCTCACGTCGACGTCACCCCCGGGGTTGGCCACCGTCACGTCGCCGCTGCTCGTGTCCGCCGTGACGTTGCCGTCGGCATCGATCACCTCGACGTCGCCGCTGGAGACGTCGACGGTCGCCACGCCGACTGACTGGAGGGTGACGTCGCCGCTGGAGGTGTCGACCGTGACGTCGCCGTCGACGTCGCGCGCGCGGACGTCGCCGCTGCTCGTGTCCACCGTCGTCGGGCCCCGGACGCCCGTCAGCTCGACGTCACCGCTCGCGACGTCGATTCGCTCGACGCGGACGTCGGCCGGTACGGTCACGTGAAGGTCCAGCCGCGGCGGGCTGCCGAACCGGAACCAGGCGTCCTCGCGCTCGACGACGAGTTCGAGGCGGCCGTCCGATCGGTCGGTCGAGAGGGAGACGTCGCCGAGGTCGCCCTCCGAGGCGGCGCGCTTCGTGGCCTGGACTTCGACGTCGTCCCGATCGGCGCCCTCGACGGTGACGTCGCCGGCCTCCCCGTCGACGGCGAGGGCCTCACCGGCGTCGTGGGTCGTCGTCTCCGTCTCCTCTACGGTCCGGCTCCCGCCCGCGGCCACGCAGCCGGAGAGGGCAGTCGTCGCGGCCAGTCCCGCCAGCACGCTGCGGCGCGTGTGGTACTCCATGTTCAGTCGTTCTCAGAACTGTCACTAAATACGAACGGCTGGAAGCGGAGCCGTAGTCGCTCTGCCGTCCGAACAAGTGGTGAGAACCGTCCACTCCGGCCCGCTCCGGCCCGGTCCGTTCCGGCGCGCTTCGGCTCGTTCCGCACGGTTCCCGCAGAACCGCCGAAATCCCGCCGGATGCCTCAATAAATTGTATTTCGCTATATCAAACAGGCTGGTGTCGGCCTACCCTGTGGCCAGGTGAAAGCGCCGTCGAAGCGACAGAGAACGGCTGACGGCGGCGGACCCAGTCAGAACCCCTCGGTCGGCGCGGGGACGCCGTCGTCGTCCTCGCCGCCGCCGAGGTCGAACTCCTCGCGCAGTTCCCGGATGCGGTCGCGGATGTCGGCCGCGAGCTCGAACTCCAGGTTGTCGGCGGCCTCGCGCATCCGCTCCTCGAGGCGCTCGATCCGGCGGGCGGCCTCGTCGGCGTCGGCCGGCCCCTCGCCGGCCACGTCGGAGGTGTCGGTCTCGGCGCCGGGCAGCGAGGTCTCGCCGATCTCCTTCTCGATGGTGGTCGGCTCGTAGCCGTGCTCCTCGTTGTACTCCCGCTGGATCTCGCGGCGCCGCCGCGTCTCCTGGATGGCCGACTGCATGGCGTCGCTGGTGTCGTCGGCGTAGAGGACCACTTCGCCGTTGACGTTCCGGGCGGCGCGGCCCATCGTCTGGACGAGCGTCGTCTCGCTGCGGAGAAAGCCCTCCTGGTCGGCGTCGAGGATGGCCACGAGGCTGACTTCGGGGATGTCCAGCCCCTCGCGGAGGAGGTTGATGCCGACGAGCACCTGGATCTCGCCCAGGCGGAGCGAGCGGATCAGTTCGTGGCGCTCCAGGGTATCGGTCTCGTCGTGCATGTAGGCGACGTCGACGCCGGCCTCCTCGAGGTACTCGGTGAGGTCCTCGGCCATGCGCTTGGTGAGCGTGGTCACGAGGACGCGCTCGTCGTCGGGCATCCCCCCGATGCGGTCGATGAGGTCCTCGACCTGGCCGGTGGCGTCGGCCACCTCGATCTCCGGGTCGACGAGGTGGGTCGGCCGGACGATCTGCTCGACGATCTGGTCCGACACGTCGCGCTCGTAGTCGCCCGGCGTCGCGGAGACGTACAGCGTCCGGTCGGTCTTGGCCTCGAACTCCTCGAAGGTGAGCGGGCGGTTGTCGTAGGCCGTCGGCAGGCGGAAGCCGTTCTCGACGAGGCTGTCCTTGCGCGACTTGTCGCCCTCGTACTGGCCCTTGATCTGCGGGATGGTCTGGTGGGACTCGTCGACGACGGTCAGGAAGTCGTCGGGGAAGTAGTCGATCAGGGTGTACGGCGGGTCGCCCGAGTCCCGATCCGAGAGGTGGACGGAGTAGTTCTCGATGCCGGAACAGTAGCCCGTCTCGCGCATCATCTCCAGGTCGAAGGTGGTCCGCTCGTCGATGCGCTGGGCTGCGACGGCGTCGCCCGTGCGCTCGAAGTAGCTCACCCGCTCCTCCTTGAGGCGCTCGATCTCGTCGATGGCGCGCTGGAGGCGCTCCTCCGGGATGGAGTAGTGCTCCGCCGGGTGCAGCAGGACGGCGGGCTCCTCGCCGACGACCTCGCCCTCCAGCGGGTCGACCTTGACCATCCGCTCGATCTCGTCGCCCCACATGTCCACCCGGACGGCGTAGCGACCGTACATCGGGTAGATCTCGATCGTGTCGCCGCGCACGCGGAAGGTGCCCTGCGTGAAGTCGACGTCGTTGCGCTCGTAGTTCAGGTCGACCAGTCGTTTCAGGAGGTCGTCGCGCTCGATCTCCTGGCCCTGCTCGATGCGCAGGCTCATGTCGACGTAGTTGCGCGGGTCACCCAGCCCGTAGATGGCGGAGACCGAGGCGACGACGATGACGTCGTCCCGGGTCAGCAGCGAGCGCGTCGCCGAGTGCCGGAGCCGGTCGATCTCGTCGTTGATCGAGGCGTCTTTCTCGATGTACTTGTCCGTCTGCTCGACGTAGGCTTCCGGCTGATAGTAGTCGTAGTAGCTGACGAAGTACTCGACCGCGTTGTCCGGGAACAGGCTCCGGAACTCCTCGTAGAGCTGCGCGGCCAGCGTCTTGTTGTGGGCGATCACGAGGGTCGGCTTCTGGATCGCCTCGATCAGCCACGAGACGGTGTTGGTCTTGCCGGACCCCGTCACGCCCAGCAGCGTCTGCTTGTCCATCCCGCGCCGGAAGCCGTCGGCCAGTTGCTCGATGGCCTCCGGCTGGTCGCCGGCGGGTTCGAAGGGCGCGTCCACGCGGAAGTCCCGGTCGACGTCGGGGCGATCGACGGACAGCGGGCCCGAATCACTCATCGGTCTAGCGTAGGGCTCGACGGACTTGAGGCGTGCGCTCCCGGTCGGACGCGACGCGGACGTGGGGTCAGTATCGGAGATGTTCAGCCCGTCCGACCCACGATACATCGCGCGCCGCTGTATCGAATCCGCCGCGTTCACCCGCGGTGCTCGGTCAGGCTCTGTCTGCGGGACTCGGAAACACTCCTTTCAGCGTGGCGTCCGAAGGAATTGACATGCAGGTCATCTGCACCGACGGGACGATTTTCTCCTGCGAGGGCTACGAACTCACGGAGTACGGCGTCGTGATCTACGACCAGGAACACGACTCGGACGAGGAGCGCGACCGCTACGGCGGCGACCCGGAGCAGGTCGGCTACGTCCCGCACGACCGGCTGTGGTACGTCCTGCCGGACGGCGTCACGCCGAACGTCAGCGGCGTCCGGGGAGTACAGTCCCGGCAGCCACAGGGCGCGGGCCAGCCCGGGTCGCCGCAGGCGGGACAGGCCGGACAGTCGGCGAACCAGGGCGTGCAACCGGCGAATCAGGGCGGTCAGCCGACGAATCGGACCGGGCAGCCGTCACCCGGTCGGGGAACGAACGCCGGCCGGGGGACACCGCCGGGTCGAGAGACGCGGCGCTGACGCGACGGTCGCGGCGGGCGGCTACGCGCTCGCGGCGGGCGCGACGCGGTCGGCCACCCGGCGGAGCGTCAGCGAGGAGAGGAGCGAGCAGCCGACGTACCAGACCATCCAGGCCTGGACCGGCCCGACCAGCCGCGCCGTCCAGGCGACCCGACCGAGGAACGGGAAGACCGTGGCCGCCGGCGTAATGGCGGCGGCCGGCGCCGCCACCAGCCACGAGAGCCACAGGAAGACCGGCGCCGTCACCAGGACGGTCCAGGCCATCGGCCGGAGCAGCCCTTTCATCGCGGCGAACTGGTCGGTCAGCAGGTCGCGCTGCTCGGCCTCCAGGCGCTCGACGGCCGCCTCGTCGCCGCGTTCGCGGGCCGCCGACAGCCGCTCGCGGACGTCCTCCATCCGCTCCTTGACGCGTTCCATGCGCTCCGCGTCCCGGAGGCGTCGCTGGAGCGCGGTCGTGACGACCGTCGTCGCGACGGCCAGCAGGGCGACGGTGGCGACGAACGGCAGGGCGGCCTCGACCGGCCCCAGCACCGCGTGCATCGCCTGGCCGACGGCGTCGCGAACGGGCGCGAACTGGTAGCTGGCCATCAGGGCCAGCGACGCGACGCCGGCGACCTTGTCGCGTCGGGTCCAACTGGTCGCGTCGTCGGTGTCGGCGGTGCCTTCGACGGCGGACGGGTCGTCGCTCGCCGCAGCCTCGGCCGCCCCGGGTTCGACGTCGCAGTCGTCCAGCACCGCCCGCGCCGCCGTGGGGTCGGCCACGACGAACCGGTCGCCGGCGGGGACCAGCAGGCCGGCGTCGAGCAACCGGCCCCACTGCTCGGCGTCGAGCGCGTCGCTGACGGTCGCCCAGATCACGGTGCCGTCGCCGGCCTCGGCCCGGTCGAGCGCGACGGCCAGCGCCCGTGCGAGAGCGGGGTCGTCACGGAGTCGGTCTCGGAGGGCGTCGTCCATAGCTCGGGCTTGACGTGACGCCCTCATGAACTTTGTCGTGGCCAGTCACGACCGGGGCCACGCGAGACGACGAGAAGAGCCGCCCCAGCGCCGCTCAGCAGACGGGCTTGGGGTTGACGCCGAGGTCCTCGAGCGTCTCGAAGTACTCGTCGTAGGCGGCCTCGATCACGTCCTCGGCGGCGGAGCGGGCGGCGTCCTGATCGGCCTCGGCCAGCGCGTCGAAGGCGCCCTCCCGCAGCTCGTCGACGTCGCTGCTCATCCCGCGGAACGTGCTCGCGGTCTGCGGGTCGGCCTGCCCGGTGAAGTAGCCGGTCAGCTGGTCGAGCGTGCTGCCGTAGACGAGCGTCCAGGCGACGAAGCCGCCGAGGCGCTCGTCCTCGCCGTCGAGGGCCGCCAGCGCGTCGTAGACCGCCGGGCGGTCGCCGAGTTCGCGGTCGGGGTCGGCCTCGTCGCGCTGGTCCCCCAGGAGGTCGATGGCCGCGCGGTAGACGTCGGCGTCGGCCTCGGCGACCCAGTCCTCGAACGTCTCGGCGCCGTAGCCGGCCAGGTCGGCGGCGCGGGCGCGGACGACGTCGTCCTCCATCTCGCCCTCGGTGAGGGCGTACAGTGCCTTGGACGACCCCAGCCGCGAGAGGGCGGTGTCGTTCTCCTCGCGCACGGCGTCGACGAACTGGTCCGGTTCCATACCGAACGGTCCGCGCGGACGGGGCTTGTAACCACCGGCATCGGGCCCGACCGCGTCAGTCGACGTGGACTCGCGTCACGTGGCCGCCGCAGCCGCACTGGCTGACGTACTCGTAGTCGACGGTCTCGCCGAAGGCGTCGTCGAGGCGCGGATAGAGGTACGACTCGGGGTCCCCGTGGGCCTCGTGGGTCACGAGGTTGACGTGGTTGCCCGACGCGGTGTGCTCGACGGCCTCGACGGCCTGTGAGAGGAGGAGATCGCGGTCCTCGCCGTGCTCGGGCTGCTCTAAGTTCGCCGACCAGGAGTTGTCGTGGACGTGGTCCGTGATCGGTTCGACCTCGTCGTGGGAGACTCCGGACATAGCTGTGGGTTGGCGCCGGACGGGGATAGCGAGGGTGCCGAACGTGTTCGGTTCGTGAGGGAGGTCACCGCGCCGGTGCTACGCCCGCCCCCGGTCGCCCGAGTTTAGCATGGTCGCGAGCAGTTTCCCCTGCGCGGCGGCGAGGTGCTCGGCGAGGGTCGACCGCGAGATGCCGAGTTCGTCGGCCACCTCGCCGGCGTTGGCCCCCTTCGGGTACTCGAAGTAGCCCAGGTCGTGGGCCGTCTCAAGCACCTCCCGCTGGCGCTCGGTGAGGAGGCCGTCGGGCGCGAGGCCGTCGCCGTCGGTGGCCTCGTCCAGGGACCGGAGCCGGCGGATCCGGACGCCGTCGAAGGCGTCGCGGAGGCGGTCGACGACCGACCGGACCGTCTCGACGTCGTCGACGCGGGCCGTCACGACGAGGCCGCCGTCCGCCGCGCGGACGTCCGAGACGGGGCCCGCCAGCTCCTCGATGGACTGGCAGACGCAGGCCGACCCGGCCTCGCGCTCGAAGCGGTAGACCGCCTCGTCGCCGGCCGTGGCCACCTGCTCGAGGTCCCCGTCGTCGACGGGGGCGTCGGCAGCGGCCGTGAACTCCTCGGTGACCGGCCCGTCCCCGGCGATCGACGCCCGCTGGACGGACGTGACGTCGCCGGCGCTCTCGGAGGCCCGCGCCACCGGACACGACCCCGGGTCGTCGACCGCGATCTCCATGGTGACCGCCATATGAGGGGATAGGCTGTCCGGGACCTTCGGTCCAGAGCCGAACCGATTCGGTCGCCGGCGAGCCCGCGCGGGGCGAACGGTCGGCAAGAAGACACTTACCGGCGGCGCCGCCAGGCCCGCGCATGCCCCGCGTGATACTGGCGGCGACGGCCCTCCTGCTCGTCCTCTCGGCCGGTTGCGTCGGCGGACCCGGCGCCACTGCGACGTCGGAGAGTCCGACGGGAGAGAGCCCGACGACGACCACAGTACCGACGACGGACGCCGCCACGCCGCCGGCCGACGGCGAGGTCGCGTTCCCGGACGGCCCCAAGGATAGGCCCGAGCGGCCGTCGAACCTCACCGAAGACAGCGTCGGCGAGTTCGTCCGGACCCACGAGTACCGCTACGCGTACAACCAGCTGTGGTACAGCGAACACTCCGAGGTCACGCTCGACTGCGAGGTGCGGAGCGTGACCGCCCGGAACGGTTGGTACGAGGCCGTCGTCAGCTGTACTGGCTACTCCAACACGGGGGGCGACCGGCCGGGCACCGAGACTGCGACCGAGGTCCACGCCGACTGGTTCACCCAGACGTACGTCTACTACGTCGACGAGGACTCGATCGTCCGCGAGGGAGTCGAGAACCGGTAGTCGGCCCGGTTCGGCTGGCGTCCGGGCAAGCGGAGCGAGGCCGGGCTCGAACGGCGAGCGTCGCGAGGGCGGCGACGCGGTGAGGGCGCGGCCGTCGCCGCTCAGGACGTCGGGCCCGTCAGGCGTCGGCGAACAGGTCCGTCGAGAGGTACCGTTCGCCCGTGTCGGGGAGGATCACGACGACGGTGTCGTCGGGGGCGTCGGCGGCGACCCGCTCGGCGGCGGCCACGGCCGCGCCGGCGGAGATGCCGGCGAGGATCCCCTCCTCCTGCCCGAGGCGCTGGGCGGCCGCTTTCGCATCCTCGTCCTCGACGGAGATCACCTCGTCGAGCAGCTCCGTCCGGAGCACCTCGGGGACGAAGCCGGCGCCGATGCCCTGGATCGAGTGGCTGCCCGGCTCGCCCCCGGAGAGGACGGGCGAACCGGCGGGCTCGACGGCGACCGATCGGACGTCGGCCTCCCGGTCCTCCTTGAGGTGCTCGGAGACGCCCGTGATCGTGCCGCCGGTGCCGACGCCGGCCACGACGGCGTCGACCTCGCCGTCGGTGGCGTCCCAGATCTCCGGCCCGGTCGTCTCGCGGTGGATCCGCGGGTTCGCGGGGTTCTCGAACTGCTGGAGGGTGACGGCGTCCTCGCGGTCCTCGACGATGGCCTCCGCGGCCTCGATGGCCCCGTCCATGCCGCCGTCGGCGGGGGTCAGCTCCAGGTCCGCACCCAGCGCGCGGAGGAGCCGGCGGCGCTCCTCGCTCATCGACTCGGGCATCGTCAGCACGAGGTCGTACCCGCGGGCGGCCGCGGCCGTCGCCAGCCCGATGCCGGTGTTGCCGCTCGTCGGCTCGACGACGGTGGTCTCCGGGCCCAGCGCCCCGGCCTCCTCGGCGCGGTCGAGCATGGCCACGGCGATGCGGTCCTTCACCGACCCGCCGGGGTTGACCGCCTCGACCTTGCCCAGCAGGTTCGGCGCGAACGCGTCCAGGTCCACGAGGGGCGTCTCGCCGACCAACTCGGTGACGTCGCTGACGTGCATCTCGTGACGTAATTGTTGCCGGACGGCCGTCAGCGTCGACCCACGGAACTGCGGGCCTTGACGTGGCCGGGCCCGCCCGCGACTGCGACGGTCGGGGTCGAGCCCCGCAGTTCTGTGGGTGAACGCCTTCGTGCGGTCGAGACCGACTGTCACGCATGGGCTGTTCGCCGCTCGTCGACGCCAACAGGCGGCTGCTCGCCGCCATCGAGACGCCGCCGGACAGCGGGCTGGAGGACCGCCTCGACGACGTCGCCGCGACGGTGTGGACGCTCGAACACGAGGTCCCGGCCGACCCCGGCGCCTGCTGCCGACTCCGCCAGAAGCTCAGGCGGCTGGAGCGGGAGGCCTGCGACCGCCGCGCCGCAGAGATCGAGCGCGCCCGGCGCGCCCTCGAGTCCTACGGGCGTCGGCTGGAGGCGGTCTAGCACGGACACCGATCCGCTGCGGGCCGGGCGAACCTGTTCGACCGAACCGATACGCCCCGCGTTCTCCTACAGTCTCGTATGTCGGCAGACACGGTGCTCGACGTCCGCGAGATCGACGGCGAACCGTTCGGCGACATCATGAGCGCGCTCTCCGAACTGGAGGAGGGCGAGACGCTGGAGCTGGTCAACAGCTTCGAGCCCGAGCCGCTGTACGACGTGCTCGGCAACCGCGGGTTCGAACACGAGACCGAGCAGATCGCAGACGACGAGTGGCACGTGCGGATCAGCCACGCGTAGACCGCCCCCGATTTCTCCGGTACGCTACAGCGCACTCCCCGGTAGCGAAGGCGCGGACGAGAAACGGCGGAGCGTTACTCGGCGTCGCTCGTCTCATCGCCGTCAGAACGGAGTTCTGACGTGGCTCGCGATCCTCCGGATCGCTCACCGCCGTCAGAGTGCTACTCTGACGAGGATCGACTCGCTTCGCTCGTCTCACCCCCGTCGGCGAGCGCGGGCAGCCGCTCCCGGCGGAACCACTCCCACTCGCGAGCGGCGGTCGGGTGGTCGTCGAGGTCCCAGGGGTCGTCGCTCGTGACGCGGGGCCCCTCGAGCCACGAGGTCACGAGGTTCCAGACGAACAGGAGCTGCCCGATCACGAGCAGGAACAGCCCGAGCGTCGCCAGCTGGTGGAGGCCGGCGAACAGCTCGACCGGCCCGACGTCGACGGCGTAGCCCGCGTACCGGCGGGGCATCCCCGCGTAGCCCAG of the Halomicrobium salinisoli genome contains:
- a CDS encoding rubrerythrin family protein, yielding MEPDQFVDAVREENDTALSRLGSSKALYALTEGEMEDDVVRARAADLAGYGAETFEDWVAEADADVYRAAIDLLGDQRDEADPDRELGDRPAVYDALAALDGEDERLGGFVAWTLVYGSTLDQLTGYFTGQADPQTASTFRGMSSDVDELREGAFDALAEADQDAARSAAEDVIEAAYDEYFETLEDLGVNPKPVC
- a CDS encoding DUF7553 family protein codes for the protein MGCSPLVDANRRLLAAIETPPDSGLEDRLDDVAATVWTLEHEVPADPGACCRLRQKLRRLEREACDRRAAEIERARRALESYGRRLEAV
- the uvrB gene encoding excinuclease ABC subunit UvrB; protein product: MSDSGPLSVDRPDVDRDFRVDAPFEPAGDQPEAIEQLADGFRRGMDKQTLLGVTGSGKTNTVSWLIEAIQKPTLVIAHNKTLAAQLYEEFRSLFPDNAVEYFVSYYDYYQPEAYVEQTDKYIEKDASINDEIDRLRHSATRSLLTRDDVIVVASVSAIYGLGDPRNYVDMSLRIEQGQEIERDDLLKRLVDLNYERNDVDFTQGTFRVRGDTIEIYPMYGRYAVRVDMWGDEIERMVKVDPLEGEVVGEEPAVLLHPAEHYSIPEERLQRAIDEIERLKEERVSYFERTGDAVAAQRIDERTTFDLEMMRETGYCSGIENYSVHLSDRDSGDPPYTLIDYFPDDFLTVVDESHQTIPQIKGQYEGDKSRKDSLVENGFRLPTAYDNRPLTFEEFEAKTDRTLYVSATPGDYERDVSDQIVEQIVRPTHLVDPEIEVADATGQVEDLIDRIGGMPDDERVLVTTLTKRMAEDLTEYLEEAGVDVAYMHDETDTLERHELIRSLRLGEIQVLVGINLLREGLDIPEVSLVAILDADQEGFLRSETTLVQTMGRAARNVNGEVVLYADDTSDAMQSAIQETRRRREIQREYNEEHGYEPTTIEKEIGETSLPGAETDTSDVAGEGPADADEAARRIERLEERMREAADNLEFELAADIRDRIRELREEFDLGGGEDDDGVPAPTEGF
- a CDS encoding DUF4097 family beta strand repeat-containing protein, with the translated sequence MEYHTRRSVLAGLAATTALSGCVAAGGSRTVEETETTTHDAGEALAVDGEAGDVTVEGADRDDVEVQATKRAASEGDLGDVSLSTDRSDGRLELVVEREDAWFRFGSPPRLDLHVTVPADVRVERIDVASGDVELTGVRGPTTVDTSSGDVRARDVDGDVTVDTSSGDVTLQSVGVATVDVSSGDVEVIDADGNVTADTSSGDVTVANPGGDVDVSASSGDVSIRLPAEPGATVSADVTSGDIETTGLDVSTDGSTLETTVGDGSRTVDVSTSSGDVEIVVESD
- a CDS encoding helix-turn-helix domain-containing protein, with the protein product MEIAVDDPGSCPVARASESAGDVTSVQRASIAGDGPVTEEFTAAADAPVDDGDLEQVATAGDEAVYRFEREAGSACVCQSIEELAGPVSDVRAADGGLVVTARVDDVETVRSVVDRLRDAFDGVRIRRLRSLDEATDGDGLAPDGLLTERQREVLETAHDLGYFEYPKGANAGEVADELGISRSTLAEHLAAAQGKLLATMLNSGDRGRA
- a CDS encoding CGCGG family rSAM-modified RiPP protein, whose translation is MSGVSHDEVEPITDHVHDNSWSANLEQPEHGEDRDLLLSQAVEAVEHTASGNHVNLVTHEAHGDPESYLYPRLDDAFGETVDYEYVSQCGCGGHVTRVHVD
- a CDS encoding DUF2249 domain-containing protein; amino-acid sequence: MSADTVLDVREIDGEPFGDIMSALSELEEGETLELVNSFEPEPLYDVLGNRGFEHETEQIADDEWHVRISHA
- the cysK gene encoding cysteine synthase A, which produces MHVSDVTELVGETPLVDLDAFAPNLLGKVEAVNPGGSVKDRIAVAMLDRAEEAGALGPETTVVEPTSGNTGIGLATAAAARGYDLVLTMPESMSEERRRLLRALGADLELTPADGGMDGAIEAAEAIVEDREDAVTLQQFENPANPRIHRETTGPEIWDATDGEVDAVVAGVGTGGTITGVSEHLKEDREADVRSVAVEPAGSPVLSGGEPGSHSIQGIGAGFVPEVLRTELLDEVISVEDEDAKAAAQRLGQEEGILAGISAGAAVAAAERVAADAPDDTVVVILPDTGERYLSTDLFADA
- a CDS encoding DUF106 domain-containing protein — protein: MDDALRDRLRDDPALARALAVALDRAEAGDGTVIWATVSDALDAEQWGRLLDAGLLVPAGDRFVVADPTAARAVLDDCDVEPGAAEAAASDDPSAVEGTADTDDATSWTRRDKVAGVASLALMASYQFAPVRDAVGQAMHAVLGPVEAALPFVATVALLAVATTVVTTALQRRLRDAERMERVKERMEDVRERLSAARERGDEAAVERLEAEQRDLLTDQFAAMKGLLRPMAWTVLVTAPVFLWLSWLVAAPAAAITPAATVFPFLGRVAWTARLVGPVQAWMVWYVGCSLLSSLTLRRVADRVAPAASA